One Aegilops tauschii subsp. strangulata cultivar AL8/78 chromosome 7, Aet v6.0, whole genome shotgun sequence genomic window carries:
- the LOC109743932 gene encoding probable E3 ubiquitin-protein ligase RHA1A: MGFPSPVFSESEVPRVLLNLVFLLARLGRLSSWLLCLIGAGVHDDRSFDHPTTPGITNHHHHHQGQYDDSEDRCLEELVKHSPAMRFDAFSGAGDEALLLPEGCAVCLGDFHCAACVRRPRGCRHVFHRACLDRWAAHGHSTCPLCRAPFLLPLPLPAS, translated from the coding sequence ATGGGATTCCCGTCGCCGGTGTTCTCGGAGTCAGAGGTGCCCAGGGTGCTGCTCAACCTCGTCTTCCTGCTCGCCCGCCTCGGCCGCCTCTCCTCCTGGCTGCTCTGCCTCATCGGCGCCGGCGTCCACGACGACCGCAGCTTTGACCACCCCACTACTCCCGGCATCACCaaccaccaccatcatcaccagggTCAGTACGATGATTCTGAAGACCGCTGCCTCGAGGAGCTGGTGAAGCATTCCCCGGCCATGCGCTTCGACGCGTTCTCCGGCGCCGGAGACGAAGCTCTGCTGCTGCCGGAGGGGTGCGCGGTGTGCCTCGGCGACTTCCACTGCGCCGCGTGTGTGCGCCGGCCACGCGGGTGTCGGCATGTCTTCCACCGTGCCTGCCTCGACCGCTGGGCCGCCCACGGCCACAGCACCTGCCCGCTCTGCCGGGCACCCTTCCTCCTGCCGCTGCCGCTCCCGGCGTCGTGA